tgtagatgttagccatgttatttttaataagaatgcTCTTGGCATTAAACTGTAATTTTTCTACCCAATTCCCCCTTAAGAGCGTCTCTTTCAGTCCCAGCTGAGACGGAAATGAGGAAATGAACCTGACATCCACTCTATACATCCCTTTGATGAGAGTCACCCTTCAGGAGCAGAGACCTcattgaaatgtaatttttttcccattaatcATCCGCCCAGACAGCTCTCAGTTCTCCAGTTCTCTTAAGcaaataacaaccaaaaaaaaaatcttttcttcaaCCTCTAAGTGcaaatttctataataaaaagcaAGGCATTGAAGCAGTTATCTCCTCTCATCTGGTTTTCCCTTTCATAACTcaaagatttctctctctctctctctctctcccccccatctctctctctccccatgtcCTCGCCATCTTCCTTTCTTGAGGCCGGATGCATGCATGGAAGAGATAGCATCACCGTAGGCCACGACAGGTCTCCATGGAGTCCAACTTTGAAAAGCCAAGCAACCCTGGCTTGGCCACAACCCATACAATTTCCCCGGGTTCTTCCTCCATGAACTCCTGAttcctcagcctcttaaagtggggataataacatTAACAGCTCAGGCTTTCTGATGGTTGGGGACTGCCATTGTTGAATGCAtagattcaacaaatattgactgGATGTCTACTGGTTGCTAGGACCAAGAGATCTAGCCATGGGCAAGATGCAGTGGGAGGCTTCTTGGCACTTTCTTTCTAGGACCAGTCCTGGAGGAGGCATTCTTGAAATGGAAATTGCAGAGTAGGGATCCCCAAGACAACTGTGACTGATTACAAATTTGGGGTCCCCAAGCCTATCCTCAGGGTTAATAATTTGCTTaaaggactcacagaactcactgaAAGCCAGTGTACTCCATCACAGTTTGTTACACAACATAATATAGATTAAAATCGGTCATTGGAAGAGACATATGGAACAGAGCCCAGGGAAGTTCCAAGCATAAAAATTCTAGTTGTCCTCTCCTAAGTCCCAGACAGCACTCACTTTTCCTGGCAATGATATATGACCACACACATGGAGATTTGCCAGCCAGAGAAGCTCATGTGAGCCTCCATAcccagagtttttattggggttCAGGCACATAGACATGGATGACTGCCTATGTGGCTGGCCTTTGGCCTCCAGTCCCTCCAGAGGTCAAGTTGGTACTGGGTGACCCAAGACCCCCAACATAAATCATACTGTAGACATAGACTATCTTGTATGGCCTAAGATCTCCCAGGTAAACAAAGACACTTTCATCAGGCAGGACATTCCAAGGGCTTAGAGGCCACCTCCCAGGAGCCAGGGACAAAGGCCAAACCCTCTCTGGACAGTGTTAATTTTTCACTGCCTGTAAGTTTAGCTGCAAAATCACTCAAGATGTGAACTTCACTCTGATCTGTGCCTTCCTCTTCCAGCCAATATAGCGCTACTGACACAGGCATGCAAAGATCACACACAAAGAAAAGCGAAGGAAAACCATGCAAATGCTCAGCAAATAGGGACATTTAAACAGAGCAAGGTGCATCCGTGCTGAGGGATACAGAGCAACGGATAAAATGATGAGGCACCGCTCTGTGGTAGCTCTGTATCATAGAAAGAAATGCTGTTGGTGAAAAAGTCCATTGCAGAACAATGGCTATTGAGTAACCACTTGGCCCTGGGCAATTTATTTAACCCCTTGAGcctcttcaatttccttatctctaaaatggggcaATGCTTTGATCTCCTACCCAGGTCTGCGGTGAGGAGTAAATGGAGCCACATCTAAGAAGCAGCTGGCACACTTGGGGCTGAGCCTGGGCCAGCTCTTAGTACCATGACTTCACTCTCAAGTCCTCGGGGTGAGGCTGCAGGGCACAGGGAGACTCTTCTGAGGGGCTCTTCTTGGAGACATTTGTTACCAGGCAGCAGCCTTGACCACTCAGGCATTCATTATTCATTTGATAGACTGATCGATTTGTTCATTTCTCCATAATAAAGCCCTGTACTAGGTGTTGGATTTTGAGGAGTAATGAAGCCACACAAAGTCTTTACCTTCAAGGAGTAACCAGTCCAGGGTGGAAGACAGACTTGGCAAACTTAGCCAGGAAGTGGGGTGCACCAGTCCAAACTCACATAGCCAGTCCTGAATGCCCTGCTCACAGATGAGACAGATGCAAAGTAGACGTTCCACCAATGCTGTGTTGCAGCGAGGTGGGTTGAGCAGATGGGGCAGGGGCCGCCATTGTGTCTCTGGCCAAAAGGGCTGCATGTGAAGTGGCCTAGACGTCTGGTCGTGAGAGAGATCAAAACTTCAAGGACAGGAGAAGAGTCAGGGCGGTCGGAGCAGAAAGTCCACGAGAAAGCGAGTGGAAAGAGGTGGTCGACAGGGGCCCAAGGGACAGGGCTTTGAGGGCCAAAGTGAGGAGGGGGACTTTATCCCGAAGGTGATGGAGAGCCTGTGAAGGGTTTTAATCCAGGGCTGGCACGTTGGAGCCATGTCTGCAAAAGATGCTCCTGCTCACGGggcaaggaaagaaaatgggtgagagaggaagcaggaaTCTTGGTTAGAAAGCACCTGCCATCATCCAGGCCCAAGAGGCACTGTGGGCCCTGCCACAGTCTTCTTCCCAGGAAACTTCGCTTCCTCCAGCTGTCTTGAGAGTTGACTGCTAATGTAGAGTGTGCTGGAGCCAGCTCCTCCTGGCTTGAGAGAACTCATTGTTAAATATTCAGGAAATTTGTGAGCCCGTTGTTAAACCATTGGTAGCTTTGCAATTAGCATAGAGAATGTATTGACACCACAGACATTGGCAAAAGCTGTAAATCAGCACTCTTCCTCCTGCGACCCCGAGAGCTGGTTTACCAAAGCACGGATGCTTCTAAACACTCGCTGCTGCCGCCTTCTCTGGAAAAGTGTCCATGACTGAGAAGGTCCTCCTTGCCCACCCCACAGGCATCGTACTGACTGGCATGGGGTTTGAATGCTTTGCCTTGCACCTAacacagtttcaactctgtggcgTCATTCCTGTTCCAGGGCTCCCCATGGGACTATGCTAGACTCCACCTGAGACCAATCCTTGCCCAGCCCCTTTCTGCCCTCACTGCCTTTCCAGCTTCTCCTTAGAGCCCTCCTTCAATACATGCCTTGGATGAGGATCTCACAGCATTTGGCCAAGTGTGGTGCCCGGACCACTTGTATCGTAGTCCTGGAATCCCACCCTGGACCTACTGAGTCAGAGCCTTTGGATTTGGGGCCCTAGCATCCGCCTTTGTAACAAAGGCTCTTTGAAACTAGCATTTGGGGGAGCTTGGCTCAAGTTAGAGAAACAGAACGAAGGCCTGCAGGAACAGAGCAGCCTTGAATGGGGGACCCGAAAGAGGAACCCCACCCTATGAATGGACCCCAGGAGAGACGTTAAGGAGTTGGATTTTATTGATGTAAAGTAGCTAATATTCCTGTGTccccaggaagaatgaggttctGTGCCAGGTTGGGATGAGATTACCGAAATGTTTGAGAAAGAAAGAGCTCTTCCCGCTAAGAGCACTGCTCTTAAAACTCCAACTCCCCCGGGCTTCACACCAGCAAAGCCCAGAGAGCGCGCCAACCACACATGGAGACCAATAGGACTGAGAAGGCAGATCTGCCAGGATTAGGGAAGAACTTGAACCTGCGGCTGCAAAGTCGGCGCTCCGCAGACACTCAGGATGCGCTGCTCCTTTCCAAGATCTGGGCCTTCCTTTTGATGACAAAAGTTGCCTTAGCCCCAGCTCCTAAGAacttagaaacaaaataaaattaagttttgaATAACAAGTCTTGAGTTGTTGGGGTGAGGTCACTGTTGAACCACTGTGTCAGGCCCAAAGAATGTTTCCATTGCCCGCCGCCTCTCGGGTGACCCCCTCGAAGGAGGCCCGCCTGCTACAGCAGGTCACAAATAGAGGGCAATTAATTTTTACAACCCTCTGCTCTCAGCGGCCACTGCATGCTGGGGTGAGGTCACTCTTGCcgctttatttttatctgttttaaagATGTTGGTGTCTTGAGACTCACACTTCCCCAGCGAGCTCAGATCCCCTGGTTCACAAGTGGCAGCTCTGCAGAGCTCCATGGTGGGTGACTGTGGGTGACAGCAAAGACCACCACCCGATATCGCATGAGCTCAGACGAGTGCCTTCCCCTCTCAAGGCCTTGGTTTTCTCAACCCCAAATGCTAAGCATCGACTAGACTAGCATTTCCCAAATTTCAGTAATTTCTGAACCACCACCATCATTTTGGCCTGACCTACCACCTGCACTATAATTCAagtcactatttttctttttctgtaaatcaCCTCACATTTCTAATTAGACATTTAACTGAAAGGAAACTTGAGATCATTATCATAAATGGAAGTCGGCATTCTTTGCCATTAATAAAAGGTAACTACAGAAATAAATACCTTGACCACAAATGAACATTGCTAAATTCCAGCCAGATACTGCTGCCTGCTGATGGCTTCAAGcctgaggcctctctctcttTGTTCAAAAGGGAGCTTAGAAGTGTCAGGAGGTGCTAAAGACCCTTAGTGCCAGATGAAGAATTTTCCTTTGATCTAACCACAGGGAAATAATTTTCACACTATATAAATCGATGCCCTAAAATCTACAGTCACCTTCCCCTCAACCAGCAGCTTGGTTGAAGAAGCTGGGAACTTGGGAAGACACTGGTTTAGATCTTTCCTACAAATCTTTACTTTTGAGTGATGATATAAAGCTCTAGATTCCTTCTGGAGCTTTCTTCCAAGCTACCCAGCATTTGGCCAAGTGTGGTGCCAGGACCACCTGTATTACAGTCCTGGGACCCCAACCTGGACCTAATGAGTTAGAGCCTTTGAATTTGAGGCCCAAGCACCCGCCTTTGTAGCAAGGGCTCTTTGAGACTAGTGTTTAAGGGTGCTTCACCCAAGTTAGAGGAACAAAATTTGGCACGCGTCAGAAGGCCTGCGGGAACAGACCAGCCTTGAATGAGGGCCCGGAGAGTGGAGCAAGAATCCAATCTGGTTAGTGCTGGCGGTGTCGGCCACTATGCACTTGTGCAAATAAATGATTCTCTTCTGGATAAGGTAGAGATGCCTGGTGGACTTATTCTGAGCCAGAGAAGACACAGCACATTCCTCTGACTCTGTCCtcagaatggtgtggaatgaacTCCACCCCATGGACCCCAGGAGAGACCTTAAGGAGTTGGATTTTATTGACATCAAGTAGCAAACATTCCTGTGCTCCCAGGAAGGGTGAGGTTCTGTGCCAGGTTAGGTTAAGATTATTGAAACACTTGAGAGAGAAAGAGCTCTTCCCGCTGAGAAGCATCAACCTAGAGCTGTGAGCAGGGCTGGGGTGCCGGGTTGGCCCTGTCTCTGCTCTTGCGCCACGGTGAAAACATCTTTCACTGGGAGTTGTCAGCTCTGCCCTCTCTGCCAACAGAAACTTGGAAGCAGCCGTGCCTTTCTGCCTCCCGCTTGCCTTCCCAGCAGCTCTGATCAATGTGTCCGTTTTAAACCAGGACATTTCATCTCGCTGTGGAGCCTGTGAACACAGGGCACCGTGGAGCCCAGCTTCTCCTTGTTCATTGTTGTACAGGGACTGCCATTTGGAGAGAAAAGTCAGGTTGGGAGGCTCTGCTGCAGGCCCCCTCTTTGAAAATCAGATGAATTCCAAGCAAGGGCAAAGATGATCGTGTATCCTGAGAGGTTCCGAGTCTCTGTGCCTCGCCTCCTCATGTGAGGCAAGGTAGCCATTGTCCCTTCCTCATAAGGTGGCTAGGAGGAGGGAATAAAGTCAGGTCTGCAAAGCgctgagcacacacacacaaaataatagaAGCTGTTCTGGGCGGGATAGTTTCCCTCCCAAAATTCATGCCTCCCCAGAACCTCAGAAGGTGGGCTTATGTAGAAATGCAAATGTAATTAGGTCAGCTGATATCATAATGGATCAGGGTGGGTCCTAAATTCAGTGACTGGCACCCTTATGAGAGGGAAGGGCTGCAGAGCTATGAAAACACACAGGAGAGGAGCCACTTGGCCGTGAGTCAGACTGGAGTTTTGCTGCCATAAGCCAAGGAGCATGGAGGATTCCTCAGTTGCGTGGATTGGATTTTCTCTCACAGCCCCcagaaggagccagccctgccGACCGTTGATgttggacttctggcttccagaattgtgagagaacAAATTTCTATTGCATTCACTGTGTTTCTCTGAACAGCAGCCCTAGGATAGTAATGCAGAAGCTAATTTACTGAGCACGTAGTAGGCACTAAGCATTTTGTTAAACATGTTACAGACATTATCTCCAATCCACCCACCTGAGGAAGTTGATGCTGTCATCACTTCtgttttacaaatggagaaaccGAGGCCCTGGTGCTCAGCTGCCCAAGTGCACCCACGTAAGTGGCAGACCTGGAATTTTTAAACCCTTGTCTCTCTGTTTCCAAAACCTTGTTTGTTCTAGTATCACTCAGCTCCACGAGGCAAGAACTGGTCAGGGCTCTTGTTTTCTAATGGATCTCACACCTGGcaaagttcctggcacatagtaggccctcaaaAAAAGTGTAATGACtgcagctgggcaaggtggctcacacctgtaatcccagtactttgggaggccgaggtgggtggattgcctgaggtcagaagttcaagaccagcctgggcaacatggtgaaaccccatctctactaaaataaaaatacaaaaaaattagccgggcgtggtggtgggccctgatagtcccagctacttgggaagctgaggcgcgagaatcgcttgaacccgggagtcaggggttgcagtgagccgagatagtgccattgcactctagcctgggtgacagagcaagactctgtcaaaaagaaaggaagaaaggaagaaaggaagggagggagggagggagggaaggaggaaagaaagaaggaaagaaaagaaaagaaaaaaagaaagaaagaaagaaagaaagaaagaaagaaagaaagaaagaaagaaagaaagaaaaagaaagaaagaaagaaagaaaaagaaagaaagaaagaaagaaaagtggaatgacTGCATTCTGTGATTCTGTAAATTCAGAGGATTTGGGAATTTTACGCTCTTTATTGAGCTAGCAAATAAACAGTATATTGAAGGCCTACTGTGTGCCGGGCACCAGGGACACAGCAGCAAACAAAACTGTCATGGCTCTGGCTTCGTGGAGTTCCCAGTCCAGCAGTGGGACACTGACACTGAGGAGGTGAACCCTGAGAGAAAGCAGGTGGTTCCTGTGCTGGTCATTATGCTGAGTGCTGGGAAGGACCTCACAGGGAAAAGCAGCACAGAGGAGCTGAGGACGCTGTGTGACAGAAACGGTGTCATTGTGATGCCTGGGATTCTCTCCGAAGGCCTGTGTTGCATCCAGGACTGTGGGGGCCTAGAGAGCAGGCTGTCTTGAGAAGATTCTATAAAAGTCTAAGAGTTCATCCATTTTATTAGCTGTATTGTTtactctttagaaaaaaataaaaagaggtctGGGTTTCTTCCCTTGGCCTCTAAGACGCCTGACCTTGCACCCAGGGGCTTCCAGGTTGGGCCCTTGGCAACAAAAGCGGGGGCCCCACAGTGACAGCTGCACCAGGGAAGAGGCTGTGCTGCAAAGCCTGGGCCTCCCACACTCCCCTGGGAACAGGTAGCAGGTGCAGAcagccagcctggagcctgggaaTCTCATCCAGGACCACAGCCAGGATCCTGGTTTCCAGAGCGTCCCCGCTTCCTGGGGTGAGCACCCTCCACCCTGCTGATCTCCAAAGCTGACCCCTGAGGAAATTCTCAAAGATGCAGCCCCTGAATCAGAAGGTCTGGTAGAGGAGGTGCTGTGATGTATGCGCAGGGTCTTAACTTCGGTTCtctaaaggagagaagaaaggaagggaaaaaaacagctggaaaaagaaacaagaaagaaaacagctatttatcttgatttttatttgattataaaaataaccCAAGTTTGCTctaaaaaattcaaacataagACAATCAGTTGGTCTTTAGCCTTTGGTGAGTATAAGAACCTAGTGGGGAGATGATTTAAAATGCGGATTCTGCGGGCCCTGTTTTGGGGTGATTCCAGGGTAAGTGGCTCATGTGGTGCAGGCTTAGAAGTGCTGATGTAGAAAGTATgtgccaggctgggtgtggtggctcacgcccgtaatcccagcactttgggaggccaaggcgggtggatcacctgaggtcaggagttcgaggccagcctggccaacatgatgaaaccctgtctctactaaaaatacaaaaattagctgggtgtggtggcaggtgcctgtaatcccaggcaggagaatcacttgaacccgggaggcagaggttgcagtgagctgagatcatgccactgaactccagcataggcaacaagagcaaaactctgtctccaaaaaaaatatatatatatacatatgtgtgtgtgtgtgtgtgtgtatatgtgtgtgtgtgtatatatatatgcatatatacgtatggtcagaagttcgaggctggtctcaaacttctgacctcaggcaatccacccacctgtATAATCCACAcatgtatatatctgtgtatattcgtatatatatatgtgtgtgtatatatatatacatgtatacatgtatatatatatacacacacatatatatacatgtgtatacacatatatacatatatgtgttccTTTCCAATTAGAAGCATTGAGCAGGGAGAGGAAGTTCCACCAAGAAAAGACTAGAAGGATGGTGGGCCCCCAGAAGAGATTGCAGGAGCCTATGCATGACGTCCCGCCTTTCTGCAAGGATCCTCTTTTAGCTCGGAAATTCTACTTTGGGACAGGACCCAGAGTGGAGTCAGATCCACATCAAGACACTCATAGGTTGTTGATGTGTTAGACATGAGGTGCTGTGAGAAGCGTGGCTGGACAGCATTTAAAACAAACCAGAGTGTCGGAACTCACCAAAGATCAGGATGCTGCCCAGAGCTGTTGATAAGAACCTAGCCAGAAGGGGAGACCTAGGAAGATGCCAGCATCGACCATAAAGCAAGGATCTTCAGGCTGGAGATTTTAAGAAGTTTCTAAAACTTTTATTGTTGTTACAATAAAAGTTACATAAAACTGGCCAATTAATGTTAGTGTCACCAGAGCTAGGAATTTCTCCTTAGAAGCTCAGTGCTTGTTT
This window of the Pongo abelii isolate AG06213 chromosome 21, NHGRI_mPonAbe1-v2.0_pri, whole genome shotgun sequence genome carries:
- the LOC100440191 gene encoding LOW QUALITY PROTEIN: uncharacterized protein LOC100440191 (The sequence of the model RefSeq protein was modified relative to this genomic sequence to represent the inferred CDS: deleted 3 bases in 2 codons) — encoded protein: MNKEKLGSTVPCVHRLHSEMKCPGLKRTLIRAAGKASGRQKGTAASKFLLAERAELTTPSERCFHRGARAETGPTRHPSPAHSSRLMLLSGKSSFSLKCFNNLNLTWHRTSPFLGAQECLLLDVNKIQLLKVSPGVHGVEFIPHHSETESEECAVSSLAQNKSTRHLYLIQKRIIYLHKCIVADTASTNQIGFLLHSPGPHSRLVCSRRPSDACQILFL